A stretch of the Odontesthes bonariensis isolate fOdoBon6 chromosome 5, fOdoBon6.hap1, whole genome shotgun sequence genome encodes the following:
- the ttyh1 gene encoding protein tweety homolog 1 isoform X1 — protein sequence MAAMTTVPSYTPSIWVRVCHALPRLDLSMQMRDNIFVPDSWEYQQTLLVLSSVSAIALVLSLLVVLSFLIHYCCCHRGDRSEGSEEDEEDEDGSTGHGYSGKKGRGICCVTWVAVAAVTLCCVAIGIGFYGNSEANDGMYQLTSSLLTANYTLASIDLLISDTITGLQLSVSGPLTSMEELFSGSKPFLVSTRNCRRLSENVINLLSSISMARSSADAGLGNDSSVSGASITPLTPVPPSVAPTVVPSSSLLPNPFSPGWAANTLMVNEDYRWLSYVLLLLLDLIVCLFILLGLAKQARWLLILMTMLAWLALFLSWGSLGLETASVVALSDFCSDPNTFVLNSTQFNTGTSSDVLDYYLTCSRRMNSPFQQLMTQSQRALSNIHTHLSSLDRNAIPQFPKAEKSLREVQQILNSTEGNFHQLVALLNCRGLNKDYIDSIKGLCYDGMEGLLYLSLYSFLSALAFTAILCSLPGAWRSFPSDSEEYDDSDSESEDPFTSHQARRQASSGSQRGPFYNYPGAGWTPPFSSAPPLPTPNVSSNGNPGYESLPLTDRQSPPPSYSPSMLTGYGGSQSHPNPPHSRNLYSR from the exons ATGGCTGCCATGACAACGGTACCCAGCTATACCCCTTCAATATGGGTGAGAGTGTGTCACGCCCTGCCCCGGCTGGACCTCAGCATGCAGATGAGGGACAACATCTTTGTCCCGGACAGCTGGGAGTACCAGCAG ACTCTGCTGGTTTTGTCCAGTGTATCAGCCATCGCTCTTGTTCTCTCCCTCTTGGTGGTTCTTTCCTTCCTCATACACTACTGCTGCTGTCACCGTGGTGACCGGAGCGAGGGatcagaggaggatgaggaggatgaagatgGCAGCACGGGTCACGGTTACAGTGGGAAGAAGGGGCGGGGGATCTGCTGCGTCACATGGGTGGCAGTTGCCGCTGTCACGCTTTGCTG TGTTGCCATTGGCATCGGTTTCTATGGCAACAGCGAGGCTAATGATGGGATGTATCAGTTGACCTCGTCTCTTCTCACAGCCAATTATACGCTAGCTTCCATCGATCTGCTG ATTTCAGACACAATTACTGGACTGCAGCTCTCCGTCTCCGGCCCTCTAACCTCTATGGAGGAGCTGTTTTCCGGCAGTAAACCTTTCCTGGTGTCGACACGCAACTGCCGGAGGTTATCTGAGAACGTCATAAACCTTCTCTCCTCCATCTCCATGGCTCGGTCCAGCGCAGACGCAGGGCTGGGGAATGACAGCAGTGTCAGTGGGGCATCCATCACTCCTCTAACACCTGTTCCGCCCTCCGTGGCTCCTACAGTGGTGCCTTCCAGCAGCTTATTGCCCAACCCATTCTCACCTGGCTGGGCTGCCAACACGCTGATGGTCAACGAGGACTACAG GTGGCTCTCGtatgtgttgctgctgctgcttgacCTTATAGTGTGTCTGTTCATCCTGCTGGGACTGGCTAAGCAAGCCCGCTGGCTGCTCATCCT GATGACCATGCTGGCATGGCTGGCTCTCTTCTTGAGCTGGGGCTCCCTGGGCTTGGAGACAGCCTCTGTGGTG GCTCTCAGCGACTTCTGCTCTGATCCAAACACATTCGTCCTCAACTCCACCCAGTTCAACACGGGGACCAGCTCAG ATGTGCTGGACTATTATCTGACCTGCAGCAGGCGCATGAACAGTCCATTCCAGCAG CTGATGACCCAGTCGCAGAGGGCCCTCTCAAATATTCACACACACCTTTCCAGTCTGGATAGAAATGCCATCCCGCAGTTCCCCAAAGCTGAG AAATCACTCAGGGAGGTTCAACAGATACTCAACTCCACAGAGGGCAACTTTCATCAGCTGGTGGCACTGCTCAACTGCCGGGGCCTCAACAAG GACTACATTGACTCCATAAAAGGCTTGTGTTATGATGGGATGGAGGGATTGCTCTACCTCTCCCTTTACTCTTTCCTCTCTGCTTTGGCCTTCACTGCTATTCTCTGCTCCCTGCCTGGTGCCTGGAGGAGCTTCCCCAG TGACTCAGAGGAGTACGACGACTCGGACAGCGAGAGTGAGGACCCCTTCACCTCCCATCAGGCACGTAGACAGGCGTCCTCGGGGTCTCAGCGAGGACCCTTCTATAATTACCCGGGGGCCGGGTGGACACCCCCCTTTTCTAGCGCGCCGCCCCTCCC GACTCCAAACGTTTCCTCCAATGGCAACCCTGGCTATGAGAGCCTACCCTTGACTGACAGGCAGTCCCCACCCCCCTCT TACTCTCCCAGCATGCTGACTGGTTATGGGGGAAGTCAATCACACCCCAACCCCCCCCATTCGAGGAACCTGTATTCACgttga
- the ttyh1 gene encoding protein tweety homolog 1 isoform X2, translated as MAAMTTVPSYTPSIWVRVCHALPRLDLSMQMRDNIFVPDSWEYQQTLLVLSSVSAIALVLSLLVVLSFLIHYCCCHRGDRSEGSEEDEEDEDGSTGHGYSGKKGRGICCVTWVAVAAVTLCCVAIGIGFYGNSEANDGMYQLTSSLLTANYTLASIDLLISDTITGLQLSVSGPLTSMEELFSGSKPFLVSTRNCRRLSENVINLLSSISMARSSADAGLGNDSSVSGASITPLTPVPPSVAPTVVPSSSLLPNPFSPGWAANTLMVNEDYRWLSYVLLLLLDLIVCLFILLGLAKQARWLLILMTMLAWLALFLSWGSLGLETASVVALSDFCSDPNTFVLNSTQFNTGTSSDVLDYYLTCSRRMNSPFQQLMTQSQRALSNIHTHLSSLDRNAIPQFPKAEKSLREVQQILNSTEGNFHQLVALLNCRGLNKDYIDSIKGLCYDGMEGLLYLSLYSFLSALAFTAILCSLPGAWRSFPSDSEEYDDSDSESEDPFTSHQYSPSMLTGYGGSQSHPNPPHSRNLYSR; from the exons ATGGCTGCCATGACAACGGTACCCAGCTATACCCCTTCAATATGGGTGAGAGTGTGTCACGCCCTGCCCCGGCTGGACCTCAGCATGCAGATGAGGGACAACATCTTTGTCCCGGACAGCTGGGAGTACCAGCAG ACTCTGCTGGTTTTGTCCAGTGTATCAGCCATCGCTCTTGTTCTCTCCCTCTTGGTGGTTCTTTCCTTCCTCATACACTACTGCTGCTGTCACCGTGGTGACCGGAGCGAGGGatcagaggaggatgaggaggatgaagatgGCAGCACGGGTCACGGTTACAGTGGGAAGAAGGGGCGGGGGATCTGCTGCGTCACATGGGTGGCAGTTGCCGCTGTCACGCTTTGCTG TGTTGCCATTGGCATCGGTTTCTATGGCAACAGCGAGGCTAATGATGGGATGTATCAGTTGACCTCGTCTCTTCTCACAGCCAATTATACGCTAGCTTCCATCGATCTGCTG ATTTCAGACACAATTACTGGACTGCAGCTCTCCGTCTCCGGCCCTCTAACCTCTATGGAGGAGCTGTTTTCCGGCAGTAAACCTTTCCTGGTGTCGACACGCAACTGCCGGAGGTTATCTGAGAACGTCATAAACCTTCTCTCCTCCATCTCCATGGCTCGGTCCAGCGCAGACGCAGGGCTGGGGAATGACAGCAGTGTCAGTGGGGCATCCATCACTCCTCTAACACCTGTTCCGCCCTCCGTGGCTCCTACAGTGGTGCCTTCCAGCAGCTTATTGCCCAACCCATTCTCACCTGGCTGGGCTGCCAACACGCTGATGGTCAACGAGGACTACAG GTGGCTCTCGtatgtgttgctgctgctgcttgacCTTATAGTGTGTCTGTTCATCCTGCTGGGACTGGCTAAGCAAGCCCGCTGGCTGCTCATCCT GATGACCATGCTGGCATGGCTGGCTCTCTTCTTGAGCTGGGGCTCCCTGGGCTTGGAGACAGCCTCTGTGGTG GCTCTCAGCGACTTCTGCTCTGATCCAAACACATTCGTCCTCAACTCCACCCAGTTCAACACGGGGACCAGCTCAG ATGTGCTGGACTATTATCTGACCTGCAGCAGGCGCATGAACAGTCCATTCCAGCAG CTGATGACCCAGTCGCAGAGGGCCCTCTCAAATATTCACACACACCTTTCCAGTCTGGATAGAAATGCCATCCCGCAGTTCCCCAAAGCTGAG AAATCACTCAGGGAGGTTCAACAGATACTCAACTCCACAGAGGGCAACTTTCATCAGCTGGTGGCACTGCTCAACTGCCGGGGCCTCAACAAG GACTACATTGACTCCATAAAAGGCTTGTGTTATGATGGGATGGAGGGATTGCTCTACCTCTCCCTTTACTCTTTCCTCTCTGCTTTGGCCTTCACTGCTATTCTCTGCTCCCTGCCTGGTGCCTGGAGGAGCTTCCCCAG TGACTCAGAGGAGTACGACGACTCGGACAGCGAGAGTGAGGACCCCTTCACCTCCCATCAG TACTCTCCCAGCATGCTGACTGGTTATGGGGGAAGTCAATCACACCCCAACCCCCCCCATTCGAGGAACCTGTATTCACgttga
- the ttyh1 gene encoding protein tweety homolog 1 isoform X3, with product MAAMTTVPSYTPSIWVRVCHALPRLDLSMQMRDNIFVPDSWEYQQTLLVLSSVSAIALVLSLLVVLSFLIHYCCCHRGDRSEGSEEDEEDEDGSTGHGYSGKKGRGICCVTWVAVAAVTLCCVAIGIGFYGNSEANDGMYQLTSSLLTANYTLASIDLLISDTITGLQLSVSGPLTSMEELFSGSKPFLVSTRNCRRLSENVINLLSSISMARSSADAGLGNDSSVSGASITPLTPVPPSVAPTVVPSSSLLPNPFSPGWAANTLMVNEDYRWLSYVLLLLLDLIVCLFILLGLAKQARWLLILMTMLAWLALFLSWGSLGLETASVVALSDFCSDPNTFVLNSTQFNTGTSSDVLDYYLTCSRRMNSPFQQLMTQSQRALSNIHTHLSSLDRNAIPQFPKAEKSLREVQQILNSTEGNFHQLVALLNCRGLNKDYIDSIKGLCYDGMEGLLYLSLYSFLSALAFTAILCSLPGAWRSFPSDSEEYDDSDSESEDPFTSHQDSKRFLQWQPWL from the exons ATGGCTGCCATGACAACGGTACCCAGCTATACCCCTTCAATATGGGTGAGAGTGTGTCACGCCCTGCCCCGGCTGGACCTCAGCATGCAGATGAGGGACAACATCTTTGTCCCGGACAGCTGGGAGTACCAGCAG ACTCTGCTGGTTTTGTCCAGTGTATCAGCCATCGCTCTTGTTCTCTCCCTCTTGGTGGTTCTTTCCTTCCTCATACACTACTGCTGCTGTCACCGTGGTGACCGGAGCGAGGGatcagaggaggatgaggaggatgaagatgGCAGCACGGGTCACGGTTACAGTGGGAAGAAGGGGCGGGGGATCTGCTGCGTCACATGGGTGGCAGTTGCCGCTGTCACGCTTTGCTG TGTTGCCATTGGCATCGGTTTCTATGGCAACAGCGAGGCTAATGATGGGATGTATCAGTTGACCTCGTCTCTTCTCACAGCCAATTATACGCTAGCTTCCATCGATCTGCTG ATTTCAGACACAATTACTGGACTGCAGCTCTCCGTCTCCGGCCCTCTAACCTCTATGGAGGAGCTGTTTTCCGGCAGTAAACCTTTCCTGGTGTCGACACGCAACTGCCGGAGGTTATCTGAGAACGTCATAAACCTTCTCTCCTCCATCTCCATGGCTCGGTCCAGCGCAGACGCAGGGCTGGGGAATGACAGCAGTGTCAGTGGGGCATCCATCACTCCTCTAACACCTGTTCCGCCCTCCGTGGCTCCTACAGTGGTGCCTTCCAGCAGCTTATTGCCCAACCCATTCTCACCTGGCTGGGCTGCCAACACGCTGATGGTCAACGAGGACTACAG GTGGCTCTCGtatgtgttgctgctgctgcttgacCTTATAGTGTGTCTGTTCATCCTGCTGGGACTGGCTAAGCAAGCCCGCTGGCTGCTCATCCT GATGACCATGCTGGCATGGCTGGCTCTCTTCTTGAGCTGGGGCTCCCTGGGCTTGGAGACAGCCTCTGTGGTG GCTCTCAGCGACTTCTGCTCTGATCCAAACACATTCGTCCTCAACTCCACCCAGTTCAACACGGGGACCAGCTCAG ATGTGCTGGACTATTATCTGACCTGCAGCAGGCGCATGAACAGTCCATTCCAGCAG CTGATGACCCAGTCGCAGAGGGCCCTCTCAAATATTCACACACACCTTTCCAGTCTGGATAGAAATGCCATCCCGCAGTTCCCCAAAGCTGAG AAATCACTCAGGGAGGTTCAACAGATACTCAACTCCACAGAGGGCAACTTTCATCAGCTGGTGGCACTGCTCAACTGCCGGGGCCTCAACAAG GACTACATTGACTCCATAAAAGGCTTGTGTTATGATGGGATGGAGGGATTGCTCTACCTCTCCCTTTACTCTTTCCTCTCTGCTTTGGCCTTCACTGCTATTCTCTGCTCCCTGCCTGGTGCCTGGAGGAGCTTCCCCAG TGACTCAGAGGAGTACGACGACTCGGACAGCGAGAGTGAGGACCCCTTCACCTCCCATCAG GACTCCAAACGTTTCCTCCAATGGCAACCCTGGCTATGA